The following coding sequences are from one Schizosaccharomyces osmophilus chromosome 1, complete sequence window:
- the sro7 gene encoding Lgl family protein Sro7 has product MSFFKKFSKKKEDPPLNPFLKAQGKSNGTGDAFMVDDYNRFGFCGTPAKWCIDHQQGLLAVVSTSKRIYIYGKLHTQLVIIPDCSDILHLLMCAGHLIIIDSQNTIFSYNLLRSKNFHTPSSTFYLRLRVICTSTDPSIEWVYLGMSDGTIVPWDVTRHRPGVYKIPNLYSDRMNEWKLMGYPYAPTSSRLSPVIGIQIHPKDLGLLLIAYPEGVVLFSIRSETVLKFYELEYAAGSTAATMSTKHSFRRPMVKGVHWSPCGEYFLSFYEDSSIAFWDTEKEIPVQVRNFVDSYIHTYTAMQKPAPRTDLEAIQSIIWCCREDPNSTFLLMLGGLPKESPVKGISMFSFPQTPGKQNVTTLAEHFANPSSQRFFPFIDIPSAIDMAVISTMSPYYNGAHNPRYLLMFSRSGTLSLIDLVTCEPVNLNMSLPPSLCFLAPDFRIVDFQAVRKNIWDKMEDSISLHPHYSSFSGGSPHPGYLKKLDVRNVLVTSSGLSLSLWDISRGFMNPKNCITIDFSEVMRKHLTPTAKIISVSLSSTNCEFSCADSFGRVIVCRIKDSLKPLPYQLATGIFRLDDSFAIDGIIYGQFCIDLKQGPITTNCMSDIGFVGIGYANGSLAVIDLRGPHILCNTSLSELGIERKFKSSSSAEYISSAEFVIMNLNNDGPASIHLIAVTNTGIALSFQIGMTASGYYSVTFLSYEKLGIYNVHDIIPLTESGQHAVATGAALQMVGVQSEKIYLLYIGETGVRLYSRFSKCLSTTDWSKHACYKASVIFSSVSKQMGSVACIMSNLNVYWFTLPNLSEERRARLPDDIDERMLRFGNISEDGDIVFPTIGGTELAFGCVLGMGRKMFASISCNLITKDPLTLPPRPTQSTWKWLMGGQTTYSDELNLLLGGEHRPVTKPIVGSQASGATQQTSQHNSSARTATPSGSMKEYENRRIPQQKSYFNQMSEQLTERGRMLGNVESTMDDLEEMSADWLSEIKKSVASTKKDLLISGLKSYLP; this is encoded by the exons atgtctttttttaaaaaatttagcaaaaagaaagaagatcCTCCTTTAAATCCATTTCTAAAGGCTCAAGGGAAGAGTAATGGTACAGGAGATGCTTTCATGGTCGATGAT TATAATCGATTCGGATTCTGCGGAACTCCAGCCAAATGGTGCATCGACCATCAACAAGGATTATTAGCTGTAG TCTCTACAAGCAAGAGAATATACATTTATGGAAAGCTACATACTCAGCTTGTTATTATTCCTGACTGCAGCGATATTCTGCACCTTCTCATGTGTGCAGGTCACTTAATTATCATTGACAGTCAGAATACAATATTTAGCTATAATTTGTTAAGATCCAAAAACTTTCATACACCTTCCTCGACTTTTTACTTGAGGTTAAGAGTCATCTGTACATCTACGGATCCTTCAATCGAATGGGTTTATTTGGGGATGAGCGATGGTACAATTGTCCCATGGGACGTTACAAGACATCGACCTGgtgtttacaaaattcCAAATTTATATTCTGATAGAATGAACGAATGGAAGCTTATGG GATATCCTTACGCGCCTACATCGAGCAGACTGTCACCTGTTATAGGTATTCAGATTCATCCAAAAGACCTTGgtcttttgttgattgcTTATCCTGAAGGTGTTGTATTGTTTTCTATTCGTAGCGAAAcagttttgaaattttatGAACTCGAATATGCGGCTGGAAGTACTGCAGCAACAATGTCTACAAAACATAGCTTCCGACGCCCTATGGTAAAAGGAGTTCATTGGAGCCCTTGCGGAGAATATTTCCTATCGTTCTATGAAGATTCTTCTATAGCTTTTTGGGAtactgaaaaagaaattccCGTTCAAGTCAGAAACTTTGTTGACTCTTACATTCATACTTATACTGCGATGCAAAAGCCTGCTCCGAGGACAGATTTGGAAGCAATCCAATCTATAATTTGGTGCTGTCGAGAGGATCCTAATTCAACATTTTTGCTAATGTTGGGAGGATTACCTAAAGAATCTCCTGTAAAAGGAATTTCAATGTTTAGTTTTCCTCAAACTCCTGGAAAGCAAAATGTTACTACTTTAGCAGAACATTTTGCTAATCCAAGCTCTCAAAGgttctttccttttattgACATCCCATCTGCTATTGACATGGCGGTAATATCAACAATGTCGCCTTATTACAATGGTGCTCATAATCCGAGATATCTCTTGATGTTCTCTCGTAGTGGAACTCTTTCACTTATTGATTTGGTTACTTGCGAGCCTGTGAACTTAAACATGTCTCTTCCTCCCTCTCTGTGTTTCCTAGCTCCCGATTTTCGAATTGTTGACTTTCAAGCTGTGAGGAAGAACATCTGGGATAAAATGGAAGACTCTATTTCTTTACATCCACATTattcatcattttctgGAGGATCACCCCATCCTggttatttaaaaaaattagacGTACGAAACGTACTAGTAACTTCTTCTGGCCTTAGCCTTTCATTATGGGATATTTCCAGAGGATTTATGAACCCGAAAAATTGTATAACTATTGATTTTTCTGAAGTTATGCGTAAGCATCTTACGCCAACTGCAAAAATTATTAGTGTATCACTTTCCTCTACTAACTGTGAATTCTCTTGCGCAGATAGTTTTGGTCGTGTAATTGTCTGTCGTATTAAAGATTCACTAAAACCGCTACCGTACCAACTAGCTACTGGTATTTTCCGCTTGGATGATAGTTTCGCCATAGATGGTATTATTTATGGTCAATTTTGTATTGATCTAAAACAAGGACCCATCACAACTAATTGTATGAGCGATATCGGTTTTGTAGGCATCGGATACGCAAATGGCTCATTAGCTGTCATTGATCTTAGAGGTCCTCATATATTGTGCAATACCTCTCTCTCTGAACTCGgtattgaaagaaaatttaaGTCCTCTTCGTCCGCGGAATATATTAGCTCTGCTGAGTTTGTTATTATGAACTTGAACAACGATGGGCCAGCTTCGATTCATCTGATAGCTGTGACCAACACGGGAATAGCTTTATCTTTCCAAATTGGAATGACAGCTTCAGGATACTACTCAGTAACATTCTTGTCTTATGAAAAATTGGGTATTTATAACGTTCACGACATAATACCTTTAACAGAATCCGGACAACACGCGGTCGCTACAGGAGCTGCGCTACAGATGGTAGGGGTCCAATCTGAGaagatttatttattgtatatTGGCGAAACAGGAGTGCGCCTCTATTCCCGATTTAGTAAATGTTTAAGCACGACGGATTGGAGTAAACACGCTTGTTATAAGGCTAgtgttattttttcatctgTTTCCAAACAAATGGGATCGGTGGCTTGTATAATGTCAAATTTAAATGTTTACTGGTTTACTTTACCTAATTTATCCGAAGAACGACGTGCGAGGTTGCCGGATGATATAGACGAAAGAAT GTTGAGATTCGGTAATATTTCAGAAGACGGCGATATTGTGTTTCCAACAATTGGTGGTACAGAATTAGCATTTGGATGCGTGCTAGGAATGGGAAGGAAGATGTTTGCTTCTATATCTTGCAACCTCATTACCAAAGACCCTTTGACACTTCCACCAAGACCAACACAATCTACTTGGAAATGGCTAATGGGCGGACAAACAACATATTCGgatgaattgaatttaCTACTTGGAGGTGAACACAGGCCAGTTACTAAGCCAATTGTAGGGTCTCAGGCTTCAGGAGCAACACAGCAGACTTCACAACACAATTCAAGCGCACGGACTGCAACCCCTAGCGGCAGCATGAAAGAATATGAAAATCGGCGAATAcctcaacaaaaaagttatttCAATCAAATGAGTGAACAATTAACCGAAAGAGGAAGAATGCTTGGAAATGTTGAAAGTACGATGGATGATCTAGAAGAGATGAGTGCAGACTGGTTGAGCGAGATAAAAAAGTCAGTAGCTTCTACTAAGAAGGACCTGCTGATTTCAGGACTTAAGAGTTACTTGCCTTGA
- the mkh1 gene encoding MEK kinase (MEKK) Mkh1, protein MSSRASSVSRVSDGRNSPALYADSLRIRKTLSGDEYFWNGENVLEFLQDHDLHNIWKDVLIAEKIEGQAFVSLVNYGNALGLAQKYNIPDEEAAQLTNRVRQALYSYVDSSGFESARKLYSPNSIDSPLSKGDDISSVNDFNVTSFLNKIGHKNRMNSSSEWLTGSSDGFTGQDGLIATEELPRNSSSSSMDSLKQSEYYSTNEAQKKQPSLGDAKLSRSRSVSKRQSTDYKEKSNNFLKKFRVPGFSREKEKEKVKEKSPFPTSPSAKVFSKLSLKNTSEASYSETWVPRVHRLESQIGLGLKKQAFVLATTDDETFTAVNITNVNSAYQLRETLVRSVSLDCSPAECHIYLTEVGGAQYIESLDDIKLDITRRYVDEFGTIKFFIIPARDASLPEKVSNDTVTVSSRSSSNANFKHPADEIKYFQNINSNPQSKRNIRHSVLTSDFDKETPVNAVPPGTQNDKKLGSAPNLAVLQEPPSRRFRGFEKIRGAKGEMAARILDGTEEDTGKNRFKVLRPHKKITLKLPSNSSASSELNPKPSLMGRNFIAHRDPPSPPDFDTAPKRTSTITRRSSLRYVHSPRSNDFEDTKITGVNFTDDTSEFTDWKNDFSFNNAPAFDESEIPNDTFWAVQPKNLQESTPEMLNKRNSLKRSPVTADSQINQRTVPEFSHGDDLALNLSPLSHHIRKMSIKNEAPISLKDEEQSKWEVRPSADDLYRNVDQFFPRYNLDNVLVSDNSKAVSSPSKTSIRPKVKSVRFLAREVFEARKALLRNNRKNKGGDLLRRSSTKFWGSKIEEVKPEGNGASNSVLSPSNDTPTFKWLKGDLIGNGTYGRVFIAMNVNTGELIAVKQVEIPQTVNTYHERLWKNIVDSINSEIETMADLEHINVVQYLGFEKTDTDISIFLEYVSGGSVSRCLRNFGPFEESVVQFITKQVLLGLAYLHSKGIIHRDLKADNLLIDFDGICKISDFGISKHSENVYGNDANLSMQGTIFWMAPEVIDSNHRGYSAKVDIWSLGCVVLEMLGGNRPWSTDEAIQAMFKLGTEKKPPPFPSELRKNVSDDSINFLNDCFTIDADKRPTAEELLSHPFLKLDSTFNFESTELYRLLHERHAK, encoded by the coding sequence ATGTCAAGTAGGGCAAGCAGTGTTTCCAGAGTCAGTGATGGAAGAAATTCACCAGCATTGTATGCTGATAGCTTAAGAATTCGAAAAACGTTGAGTGGTGACGAATATTTCTGGAATGGAGAAAATGTACTTGAGTTTTTACAAGATCATGATCTTCACAATATTTGGAAGGATGTTCTAATAGCTGAGAAAATCGAAGGGCAAGCGTTTGTTAGTCTTGTTAACTATGGAAATGCTCTAGGGTTGGCTCAAAAGTATAATATTCCCGATGAAGAAGCTGCTCAGCTAACGAACCGAGTTCGGCAGGCTTTATATTCATATGTAGACTCATCTGGTTTTGAATCCGCTAGAAAACTGTATTCCCCGAACTCTATAGATTCCCCGCTAAGCAAAGGCGATGATATATCCTCTGTCAATGACTTTAATGTTACTTCTTTCTTAAATAAAATCGGTCACAAGAATAGAATGAACTCCTCTTCAGAATGGCTTACTGGCTCCTCGGATGGGTTTACTGGACAAGATGGCCTAATTGCGACAGAAGAGTTACCTCGTAATTCAAGTTCGAGTTCAATGGATTCTTTAAAGCAATCGGAATACTACTCTACAAACGAAgctcaaaaaaagcaaccaAGCCTAGGTGATGCTAAACTATCTAGAAGCAGGAGTGTTAGCAAGAGACAAAGCACTgattataaagaaaagtcaaacaactttctaaaaaaatttcgCGTCCCCGGCTTTTCACGcgagaaagagaaagagaaagttaaagaaaaatcgcCTTTTCCGACTTCACCATCAGCAAAAGTCTTTTCGAAATTAAGTTTAAAGAACACTTCCGAAGCCTCTTATTCTGAGACTTGGGTTCCTCGTGTCCACCGGTTGGAAAGTCAAATTGGATTAGGTCTAAAAAAGCAAGCGTTTGTTCTGGCTACAACAGATGACGAAACCTTCACTGCTGTTAATATCACTAATGTAAACTCGGCTTATCAACTGCGTGAAACGCTGGTAAGGAGTGTCTCTTTAGATTGCTCTCCGGCAGAGTGTCATATCTATCTTACCGAAGTAGGTGGTGCCCAATATATTGAATCTCTTGATGACATTAAACTGGATATTACCAGACGTTATGTTGATGAATTTGGGACAATtaagttttttataatCCCTGCCAGAGACGCTTCATTGCCTGAGAAGGTGTCAAATGATACAGTTACTGTGTCATCAAGATCGTCCAGCAATGCCAACTTCAAGCATCCTGCAGATGAAATTaagtattttcaaaatattaacTCAAATCCACAATCGAAAAGGAACATCAGACATTCAGTACTCACTTCCGATTTTGACAAAGAAACTCCTGTCAACGCAGTACCTCCTGGCACTCAAAATGATAAGAAGCTTGGCTCTGCTCCGAATTTGGCAGTTTTACAAGAGCCCCCATCTCGGCGTTTTCGTggctttgaaaaaattaggGGTGCGAAAGGCGAAATGGCTGCTAGGATCCTTGACGGCACTGAAGAAGATACTGGAAAAAATAGATTTAAAGTACTGAGGCCTCATAAGAAAATTACTTTAAAGCTTCCTTCAAACAGTTCTGCATCATCCGAATTAAATCCCAAGCCCTCATTAATGGGTAGAAATTTTATAGCTCATAGAGATCCACCTTCTCCTCCAGATTTTGATACTGCTCCTAAACGTACAAGTACCATAACCAGACGATCTAGTTTGCGCTATGTACATTCACCTCGTTCTAACGATTTCGAGGATACAAAAATAACGGGAGTTAACTTTACAGATGATACTAGCGAATTCACAGATTGGAAAAATgacttttcatttaataaTGCCCCTGCCTTTGATGAATCGGAAATTCCAAATGATACCTTTTGGGCTGTTCAGCCTAAAAATCTTCAGGAAAGTACCCCGGAAATGCTGAACAAGAGGAATTCTCTTAAAAGATCACCAGTTACGGCCGATAGCCAAATAAATCAGCGTACTGTTCCTGAATTTTCACATGGCGATGATCTGGCTTTAAATTTATCACCCTTATCACACCatataagaaaaatgagcataaagaatgaagctcctatttcattaaaagatgaagagcAAAGTAAATGGGAAGTTCGTCCCTCTGCTGATGATCTGTATAGAAACGTTGATCAGTTTTTCCCTCGATATAATTTAGACAATGTGCTAGTTTCCGATAATTCGAAAGCTGTGTCTTCCCCTTCGAAAACTTCAATCAGGCCAAAAGTTAAATCTGTGCGTTTTTTGGCTCGTGAAGTATTTGAGGCTCGTAAGGCACTACTGAGAAAtaacagaaaaaataaaggtgGTGATTTATTGCGACGCTCAAGTACAAAATTTTGGGGCTCCAAGATAGAAGAGGTTAAGCCTGAAGGAAATGGTGCCTCAAATTCAGTTTTAAGTCCAAGCAATGATACGCCAACTTTCAAATGGTTAAAAGGAGATTTGATTGGAAATGGAACTTATGGCAGAGTGTTCATAGCAATGAATGTTAACACTGGTGAACTAATTGCCGTAAAGCAGGTTGAAATTCCCCAAACCGTTAATACGTATCACGAAAGACTCTGGAAAAACATTGTTGATTCCATAAATTCTGAGATAGAAACAATGGCTGATTTGGAACATATCAATGTGGTACAGTATCTTGGGTTCGAAAAAACCGACACCGATATAAGTATATTCTTGGAATATGTCTCCGGTGGTTCAGTTAGCCGTTGCTTGAGGAACTTTGGGccttttgaagaatctgTAGTACAATTTATCACCAAACAAGTTTTGCTAGGCTTGGCTTATTTACACTCAAAAGGCATTATTCACCGTGATCTTAAAGCTGATAATTTGTTGATTGACTTTGATGGTATATGCAAAATTTCTGATTTCGGTATATCTAAACATAGCGAAAACGTGTATGGTAACGATGCAAATCTTTCCATGCAAGGTACTATTTTTTGGATGGCACCGGAAGTCATCGATAGCAATCATCGCGGTTATAGTGCTAAAGTTGATATATGGTCACTTGGGTGCGTTGTATTAGAAATGCTAGGAGGCAATAGACCGTGGTCAACGGACGAAGCAATTCAAGCCATGTTTAAATTAGGAACTGAGAAGAAACCACCTCCCTTCCCTTCTGAGCTCCGTAAAAATGTTTCAGATGACAGTATAAATTTCCTGAATGATTGCTTCACAATCGACGCAGATAAACGACCAACAGCAGAAGAATTGTTGAGTCATCCCTTTTTAAAGCTTGATAGTACGTtcaattttgaaagtaCAGAGCTCTACAGACTACTACATGAAAGGCACGCTAAGTGA